From Hydractinia symbiolongicarpus strain clone_291-10 chromosome 12, HSymV2.1, whole genome shotgun sequence, one genomic window encodes:
- the LOC130621819 gene encoding uncharacterized protein LOC130621819, translated as MSRHRTPSVLQKLGINSVKKSKHEDNNNGSKAQQKWLHAAKEIRDNFVVYHAKYLGSVVVEKPKGVEVVKDAVRKINIARQVRVSEVGNKCSKLQKVEIHISIEALKVMDAKTRIMICNRPLHRVSYCADDHADKRLFMFIAKDQETKTHHCFAFFCEKEAADLTLTLGQAFQMAYRRYVEKEKKEMKENKELMTIDKEIEKIKKEKEKELKKEPVLTNGNSTPERGNTSLNENLAVLSPPPTPNYQSISNPYPTSPDIFSPSVSRNISFDAALNTSATKNEDVFDPFGNIPTTQTVNGSNQAIEDGGISLFPVDSFNQSNSFDVFNYSTSPKDEDFQTKYDPFADTPDWNSVASEEVAQTTQHSNINPFSDISASEQGGGFNPFGTPSTDQTPNGMNGSGQFDDFSTDDSNNDLFSRYLSNVVASRESSNQFKSAENIFVENNGSGDFSAVVKNDVLLNEHKSNSFINNSGLTAFGSNNEQFEVNFESNSSNQFNQFETSFDQLTLKEPNGAVLSEFQEINDSFGFDGNNALNTSAQQEVTPSKDMSSSTKTIRPRPSSGIGLKSFGLRAPPTKRDIKAASTVPSPSLKTTATVVTHTPPQQPQEKKFEEKIISSSHILPNVDRRNSTDHLSMKSLPRTATTRTVQPLRDSISLASKSLDDLAGGDSNKHFNPFSASHDELSTRHPGGIFDNNHGNLEMPLSS; from the exons GGTCAAAAGCACAACAAAAATGGCTCCATGCAGCAAAAGAAATACGAGACAACTTTGTTGTATATCATGCAAAG tATCTTGGTTCTGTAGTGGTTGAGAAACCCAAAGGTGTTGAAGTTGTTAAAGATGCcgtaagaaaaataaat ATTGCAAGGCAGGTGAGAGTGTCAGAAGTTGGGAACAAATGTAGCAAGTTACAGAAAGTTGAAATCCACATCTCTATAGAAGCATTAAAGGTTATGGATGCTAAGACAAGG ATAATGATATGTAACAGACCATTGCACCGTGTTTCATACTGCGCAGATGATCATGCTGATAAAAGGCTGTTTATGTTTATCGCCAAAGATCAAGAAACCAAAACGCATCATTGCTTTGCATTTTTTTGCGAGAAAGAA gcaGCAGACTTAACGTTAACTCTTGGTCAAGCATTTCAAATGGCTTACAGGAGATATGTTGAAAAGGAGAAGAAGGAAATGAAGGAGAATAAGGAGTTGATGACGATAGATAAAGagattgaaaaaattaaaaaggagaAGGAAAAAGAGTTGAAGAAGGAACCTGTACTTACCAATGGAAACAGC acGCCTGAAAGAGGGAATACATCTTTGAACGAAAACTTGGCAGTGTTATCTCCTCCTCCCACACCTAACTACCAGTCTATTTCTAACCCCTATCCAACAAGTCCTGACATTTTCTCACCTAGTGTGTCGAGAAATATATCATTCGATGCAGCGTTAAACACTAGTGCTACTAAAAATGAGGATGTGTTTGATCCATTTGGTAATATACCTACAACGCAAACTGTCAATGGTAGTAATCAAGCTATTGAAGACGGGGGGATCAGTTTATTTCCTGTCGACAGTTTTAACCAAAGCAATAGCTTTGATGTTTTTAACTATAGTACAAGTCCGAAGGATGAAGACTTTCAAACAAAATACGACCCTTTTGCTGACACGCCGGATTGGAACAGCGTTGCTAGTGAAGAAGTTGCACAAACCActcaacatagtaatatcaaccCCTTTTCAGACATTTCAGCTAGTGAACAAGGAGGGGGTTTTAATCCTTTTGGCACGCCGTCCACTGATCAAACGCCAAATGGTATGAATGGTAGTGGTCAATTTGATGACTTTTCGACAGATGATAGTAATAATGATTTGTTCTCGCGATACCTCTCCAACGTTGTGGCAAGTCGAGAATCATCCAATCAATTTAAGAGTGCGGAGAATATATTTGTAGAAAATAATGGAAGTGGAGACTTCAGTGCTGTTGTCAAGAATGACGTTCTCCTTAACGAGCACAAAAGCAATTCTTTTATCAACAATTCTGGATTAACTGCCTTCGGGAGCAACAACGAGCAATTTGAAGTTAATTTTGAGTCCAATTCTTCCAATCAATTCAATCAGTTCGAGACTAGTTTTGATCAACTAACTTTGAAGGAGCCAAACGGTGCGGTTTTGTCTGAATTTCAAGAAATTAATGATAGTTTTGGTTTTGATGGTAATAATGCGTTGAATACGTCCGCTCAACAGGAGGTCACACCCAGTAAGGATATGAGTTCGTCCACAAAG ACAATTCGGCCACGCCCTTCGTCTGGAATTGGGTTAAAAAGTTTTGGTTTACGTGCACCACCCACGAAACGAGACATCAAAGCCGCATCCACTGTACCGTCGCCATCACTCAAAACTACTGCCACAGTGGTTACCCACACACCTCCGCAGCAACCGcaagaaaagaaatttgaagaaaaaatcATTTCGTCGAGTCATATTTTACCTAATGTCGATCGAAGAAATAGTACTGACCATCTTAGCATGAAATCTTTACCAAGAACGGCTACCACGCGCACTGTGCAGCCACTAAGAGATTCGATTTCACTGGCCTCCAAAAGTCTCGACG ATCTGGCTGGCGGAGATTCAAATAAACATTTCAATCCGTTCTCAGCGTCACATGACGAGCTATCT ACTCGCCATCCTGGTGGTATTTTTGATAATAACCACGGAAACCTGGAAATGCCTCTCTCATCTTaa
- the LOC130621820 gene encoding D-aspartate oxidase-like, translated as MKIAVVGAGIMGMAAAYFIKETFPHFDVIVYAEKMSPHTTSDGAAGICVGAPVEKNPREKVNKWVKATVDYAHNIIRTHENSHKMGLSIAHGYLLSSKGELKISDWKDCVINHHKLDESELLQFPDEITSGYLVTTVFVECSKYIPWIAKLFKQKGGKLIEKKIECLDDLQAHDIIINCSGLGARYLVNDQSVKPVRGHVIRLKAPWVKGFIRHVDNDDRGRSKHILVNQDTVVIGGLKEKDCIEPEPREEDREWIISEAQRFLPSLNHAKIVREWVGFRPSRPTVRLEKEIWKFKTPLGGVKSVPVIHNYGHSAHGVSLFYGCTQEVLELVKSCISCKSRL; from the coding sequence atgaaGATTGCAGTTGTTGGTGCAGGTATCATGGGAATGGCAGCAGCTTATTTCATCAAAGAAACATTTCCTCACTTTGATGTTATAGTTTACGCTGAAAAGATGAGTCCCCACACAACAAGTGATGGTGCTGCAGGAATATGTGTTGGTGCACCTGTTGAAAAGAATCCAAGAGAAAAAGTGAACAAATGGGTGAAGGCTACTGTTGATTATGCGCATAATATTATAAGAACTCACGAAAACTCACACAAAATGGGACTCTCAATTGCCCATGGTTACCTCCTTAGTAGCAAAGGAGAATTGAAAATATCTGATTGGAAAGATTGTGTAATTAATCACCATAAATTGGATGAATCCGAACTTCTTCAATTTCCTGATGAAATTACAAGTGGATATCTTGTAACCACAGTTTTTGTAGAATGTAGCAAATACATTCCGTGGATCGCCAAATTGTTTAAGCAAAAAGGTGGCAAATTAATAGAGAAGAAGATAGAATGTTTGGACGATTTGCAAGCCCATGATATCATTATAAACTGTTCAGGATTAGGTGCAAGATACCTTGTCAATGATCAAAGTGTTAAACCAGTGAGGGGTCATGTCATCAGACTGAAAGCTCCTTGGGTGAAAGGATTTATAAGACACGTGGACAACGATGACAGAGGAAGATCTAAGCACATCCTAGTCAACCAAGACACTGTCGTTATCGGAGGGTTAAAAGAAAAGGACTGCATCGAGCCAGAACCACGAGAAGAAGATAGAGAATGGATAATTTCAGAAGCACAGCGATTTTTACCGAGTCTTAATCATGCTAAAATTGTAAGAGAATGGGTGGGTTTCCGTCCATCCAGACCCACTGTTAGATTGGAAAAAGAAATTTGGAAGTTCAAAACACCTCTAGGAGGAGTAAAATCGGTTCCTGTAATACATAACTACGGTCATTCAGCTCATGGAGTGAGTTTGTTTTATGGTTGCACCCAAGAGGTTTTGGAGCTAGTTAAAAGTTGCATTAGTTGTAAAAGTAGATTATAG
- the LOC130621229 gene encoding D-aspartate oxidase-like: MFERYSMIICSGLSARYLVNDQSVKPVRGHVIRMKAPWVKGFIRHVDNDDKGRSKHILVNQDTVVIGSLKQQDCTEPKPQEGDKKWTMLEAKRFVPSLEYAEYVVQWVGFRPSRPTVRLEKEI, translated from the coding sequence ATGTTTGAACGATATTCAATGATTATTTGTTCAGGATTAAGTGCAAGATATCTTGTCAATGATCAAAGTGTTAAACCAGTAAGGGGCCATGTGATCCGAATGAAAGCTCCTTGGGTAAAAGGATTTATAAGACACGTGGACAACGATGACAAAGGAAGATCTAAGCACATTCTAGTCAACCAAGACACTGTCGTAATCGGAAGCTTAAAACAACAGGACTGCACCGAGCCAAAACCACAAGAGGGAGATAAAAAATGGACAATGTTAGAAGCAAAGCGATTTGTACCGAGTCTCGAGTATGCTGAATATGTTGTCCAATGGGTGGGTTTCCGTCCATCCAGACCCACTGTTAGATTggaaaaagaaatttga